The Henckelia pumila isolate YLH828 chromosome 2, ASM3356847v2, whole genome shotgun sequence genome includes a window with the following:
- the LOC140883414 gene encoding LEAF RUST 10 DISEASE-RESISTANCEUS RECEPTOR-LIKE PROTEIN KINASE-like 2.5, which yields MAACIPLLVFFLLFIHSCASNCPKSFSCGNLTSLEFPLAQANKAECGLFGVDCTEPANPRIQLAGDGRQYQILEKISVNTFKLLDPVIQQGLNVSQSCLILRNLSLPFSPSTSFTFSPNLTFFTCDNRINENGTKWDGFKDYRNYTGCGGFTVFYSNSTNQFPSGGSDFIPGCTTVQMPVKSNQDSGHLFDMLTAEFVLEWNVSEDCSACHGRGGECVTDHLNQFQCREEKPNVTVQIIAGVLSMITVSFIALVMIFYYRMKHVQLESLWFHKDYMKNEKDIELFLKNHENFAPKRYKYFELKRITNSFNEKLGKGGYGSVYKGKLHDGRLVAVKILDETKENVNEFMNEVMSISRTSHVNIVTLLGFCFERSKRALVYEFMPNGSLDKFITDSVSLSEDWLGWEKFFEIAVGIARGLEYLHRGCNMRILHFDIKPHNILLDKDLNPKISDFGLAKLCPNRSSIVSMLVARGTIGYIAPEVFCRNFGEVSHKSDVYSYGMMVIEIVAGKHDPDTQIGVDPSTEMYFPDYVYKLLEINSGNSYNLKEITHENGWKVSKRKLIIVGLWCIQTDPKNRPSMNRVLEMLEGNPESLQIPPKPHFSSPQRESPSILISESTSTY from the exons ATGGCTGCTTGTATTCCTTTACtagttttctttcttttattcatCCATTCATGTGCTTCCAATTGCCCCAAGTCCTTCTCATGCGGGAATCTTACTTCCCTGGAGTTTCCGCTGGCTCAGGCGAACAAAGCCGAATGCGGGTTATTCGGGGTTGATTGTACAGAGCCCGCGAATCCAAGAATCCAGCTTGCCGGTGATGGGAGACAGTATCAGATTTTGGAGAAGATTTCTGTAAATACATTCAAACTCTTGGACCCTGTGATTCAACAAGGCTTGAATGTCTCACAATCTTGTCTTATCCTGAGGAATCTGTCTCTGCCTTTTAGTCCTTCGACCTCTTTTACATTCTCCCCCAATCTCACCTTCTTCACATGCGACAATAGAATCAACGAAAACGGGACGAAATGGGATGGGTTCAAAGACTACAGGAACTACACGGGTTGTGGGGGTTTTACGGTGTTTTATTCCAACTCTACAAACCAGTTTCCCTCGGGGGGTAGTGATTTTATTCCGGGTTGTACTACTGTACAAATGCCTGTTAAGTCCAATCAAGATTCTGGCCATCTGTTTGATATGTTGACAGCTGAATTTGTATTGGAGTGGAATGTTTCTGAGGATTGTAGTGCTTGCCACGGTCGGGGAGGGGAGTGTGTCACCGATCATCTTAATCAATTCCAGTGCAGAGAAG AGAAACCTAATGTGACGGTGCAAATAATAGCAG GTGTTCTGAGCATGATCACAGTATCTTTCATAGCCTTGGTTATGATCTTTTACTACAGGATGAAGCATGTGCAGCTTGAATCTCTTTGGTTCCACAAGGATTATATGAAAAACGAAAAAGACATTGAACTCTTCCTAAAGAACCATGAAAATTTTGCACCGAAAAGGTACAAATACTTTGAGCTCAAGAGAATCACCAATTCATTCAACGAGAAGTTAGGGAAAGGAGGATATGGCAGTGTTTACAAGGGGAAATTACACGATGGTCGTCTCGTGGCTGTGAAAATATTGGACGAAACAAAAGAAAACGTCAATGAGTTCATGAATGAAGtcatgagtatcagcagaacaTCTCATGTCAACATTGTCACACTTCTTGGATTTTGCTTTGAACGTTCGAAAAGAGCTCTGGTTTATGAGTTCATGCCAAATGGCTCCCTTGACAAGTTCATAACTGATTCCGTTTCTTTGTCAGAAGACTGGTTGGGATGGGAAAAATTCTTTGAAATAGCAGTCGGTATAGCTCGAGGGCTTGAATACTTGCATCGAGGATGCAACATGAGAATCTTACACTTTGATATAAAGCCACATAACATTCTTCTTGATAAGGACTTAAATCCCAAGATCTCAGATTTTGGACTCGCTAAGCTATGCCCGAATAGATCAAGCATAGTGTCAATGTTAGTGGCTAGAGGAACAATAGGATACATTGCCCCAGAAGTATTTTGCAGGAACTTTGGAGAAGTTTCTCATAAATCAGATGTCTACAGCTATGGGATGATGGTTATTGAAATAGTTGCAGGTAAGCATGATCCTGATACTCAAATCGGGGTGGATCCTTCCACTGAAATGTACTTTCCGGATTATGTATACAAGTTACTTGAAATCAATTCTGGAAACAGCTATAATCTTAAAGAGATTACACACGAGAATGGATGGAAAGTTTCGAAGAGAAAACTGATAATAGTTGGATTGTGGTGCATACAGACTGATCCAAAGAACCGGCCATCGATGAATAGAGTGCTGGAAATGTTGGAAGGGAATCCCGAATCCCTGCAAATTCCTCCTAAACCTCATTTCTCTTCACCTCAAAGAGAATCACCAAGTATTTTAATTTCTGAATCTACTTCAACTTATTAA
- the LOC140878549 gene encoding LEAF RUST 10 DISEASE-RESISTANCEUS RECEPTOR-LIKE PROTEIN KINASE-like 2.1 isoform X2: MAATISLVVFFVLLFIKPSVSKCPKTFTCGNLTSLEFPLAASDKPECGLFTVDCTEPVNPRIQLTGGGKQYQILEKISANKLKLLDPVLENDLNISRSCLILRDLQIPFNPMASLTYSPNITVFTCDAKSDASGKAWDLFKGYRNFTGCGGFTVFYSNSSDRIPSSSGEFQGCAIVQVPVKSNQDSEELFDMVTGEFELEWNVSEDCLACHNRGGQCLADNLNHFQCIKDSPNVTVQIISGVLSMIVVSFIATTMILYNRMKHTRLESLRFIKDFMKNEKDIELFLKNNENFAPRRYKYFELKRITNSFNEKLGKGGYGSVYKGKSSDGRLVAVKILDETKDNVNEFMNEVMSISKTSHVNIVALLGFCFERSKRALVYEFMPNGSLDKFVSDINSSSADRLGWEKFFEIAVGIARGLEYLHRGCSTRILHFDIKPHNILLDKDLNPKISDFGLAKLCPNRSSIVSMLVARGTIGYIAPEVFCRNFGEVSHKSDVYSYGMMVIEIVAGKHDPDTQIGVDPSTEMYFPDYVYKLLEINSGNSYNLKEITHENGWKVSKRKLIIVGLWCIQTDPKNRPSMNRVLEMLEGNLESLQIPPKPHFSSPQRESPSILISESTSTY, translated from the exons ATGGCTGCCACTATTTCTTTAGTAGTtttctttgttttattattCATCAAGCCATCAGTTTCCAAGTGCCCAAAAACCTTCACCTGTGGGAATCTTACTTCTCTGGAGTTTCCACTTGCTGCTTCCGATAAACCCGAATGCGGGTTATTCACGGTTGATTGTACAGAACCCGTGAATCCTAGAATCCAGCTAACTGGTGGAGGGAAACAGTATCAGATTCTGGAAAAGATCTCTGCAAATAAACTGAAACTACTGGACCCTGTGCTCGAAAATGACTTGAATATTTCGCGGTCGTGTCTGATTCTACGTGATCTACAAATTCCTTTTAATCCCATGGCTTCTCTTACGTACTCCCCCAACATCACCGTGTTCACATGCGATGCTAAAAGCGATGCAAGCGGGAAAGCATGGGATTTGTTCAAAGGTTACAGGAACTTCACGGGTTGCGGGGGGTTCACAGTGTTCTATTCGAACTCTTCAGACAGGATTCCTAGCAGTAGTGGTGAATTTCAAGGTTGTGCCATCGTACAAGTGCCGGTCAAGTCGAATCAAGATTCCGAGGAACTGTTTGATATGGTGACAGGTGAATTTGAACTGGAGTGGAATGTCTCTGAAGATTGTCTTGCTTGCCATAACAGAGGAGGGCAATGCCTTGCTGATAATCTGAATCATTTCCAATGCATAAAAG ATTCACCCAATGTGACGGTGCAAATAATCTCAG GTGTTCTGAGCATGATTGTGGTGTCTTTCATAGCCACGACTATGATATTGTATAACCGGATGAAGCATACTCGGCTTGAATCACTACGATTCATTAAGGATTTTATGAAAAACGAAAAGGACATTGAACTGTTTTTAAAGAACAACGAAAATTTTGCACCAAGAAGATACAAATACTTTGAGCTCAAGAGAATCACCAATTCATTCAATGAAAAGCTAGGAAAAGGAGGATATGGTAGTGTTTATAAGGGGAAATCAAGCGATGGTCGTCTTGTGGCTGTGAAAATCTTGGACGAAACCAAAGACAACGTCAATGAGTTCATGAATGAAGTAATGAGTATCAGCAAAACTTCTCATGTAAACATTGTCGCTCTTCTTGGATTCTGCTTTGAACGTTCGAAAAGAGCCCTCGTTTATGAGTTCATGCCAAATGGCTCCCTTGACAAGTTTGTAAGTGATATCAATTCTTCCTCAGCTGACCGATTGGGATGGGAAAAGTTTTTTGAAATAGCAGTTGGTATAGCTCGAGGGCTCGAATACTTGCATCGAGGATGCAGCACGAGAATCTTACATTTTGACATAAAGCCGCATAACATTCTTCTTGACAAGGACTTGAATCCCAAGATCTCAGATTTTGGACTGGCTAAGCTATGCCCGAATAGATCAAGCATAGTGTCGATGCTAGTGGCTAGAGGAACAATAGGATACATTGCCCCAGAAGTATTTTGCAGGAACTTTGGAGAAGTTTCTCATAAATCAGATGTCTACAGCTATGGGATGATGGTTATTGAAATAGTTGCAGGTAAGCATGATCCTGATACTCAAATCGGGGTGGATCCTTCCACTGAAATGTACTTTCCGGATTATGTATACAAGTTACTTGAAATCAATTCTGGAAACAGCTATAATCTTAAAGAGATTACACACGAGAATGGATGGAAAGTTTCGAAGAGAAAACTGATAATAGTTGGATTGTGGTGCATACAGACTGATCCAAAGAACCGACCATCGATGAATAGAGTGCTGGAAATGTTGGAAGGGAATCTCGAATCCCTGCAAATTCCTCCTAAACCTCATTTCTCTTCACCTCAAAGAGAATCACCAAGTATTTTAATTTCTGAATCTACTTCAACTTATTAA